From a single Oreochromis niloticus isolate F11D_XX linkage group LG3, O_niloticus_UMD_NMBU, whole genome shotgun sequence genomic region:
- the LOC109198680 gene encoding putative C-type lectin domain family 20 member A isoform X2, with amino-acid sequence MQWSLCLLILMGQCCFFTCRLYEYHFIAENKSWYEAQRYCREKYTDLAKVFDMTDMSRLCNSTQNQEEAWIGLNNNTGGNRTWHWSLPGVEYIHNDSSWNLNGRTDNEKPGNCGRKRDKLADASCDYPMWFVCYDEMKKDNKTLYLITTPMNWTQAQSYCRYHHIDLASGLDQVDGGELMMMKKKRDPSRAWIGLFRDSWRWSDGSDFSFRYWDMQLFNDTQSNKTCAMTLLNRSGKWSSDECDKEKPFFCYDDKLILIKENKTWEEALDYCRKFHRNLASITNPYQQRWVEVRAKNASSPFVWLGLRYSCTLDLWFWVNDELVCYEKWRREGKTEDCGRAVGMQRGGQHEWVSQRDNEKYNFICSVK; translated from the exons ATGCAGTGGAGTCTGTGTCTGCTTATTCTGATGG GTCAGTGTTGCTTCTTTACATGCCGCCTGTATGAGTACCACTTTATTGCAGAAAACAAGAGCTGGTATGAAGCACAGAGATACTGCAGAGAGAAATATACAGACCTGGCCAAAGTGTTTGACATGACAGACATGAGCAGACTCTGTAACTCCACACAGAATCAAGAAGAAGCCTGGATTGgactgaacaacaacacaggTGGAAACAGGACGTGGCATTGGTCTCTGCCAGGAGTGGAATACATTCATAAtgacagcagctggaatctGAATGGAAGAACTGATAATGAAAAGCCTGgaaactgtgggaggaaaagaGACAAGCTGGCAGATGCTTCCTGTGACTATCCTATGTGGTTCGTCTGCTATGATG aaatgaaaaaggacaataaaacattgtatttgATAACAACACCTATGAACTGGACACAGGCTCAGAGCTACTGCAGATACCATCACATTGACCTGGCCAGTGGACTCGATCAGGTAGATGGAGGAGAACTCatgatgatgaagaaaaagagagaccCGAGTAGAGCATGGATCGGTCTGTTCAGAGACAGCTGGAGGTGGTCAGATGGGAGTGATTTCTCTTTCAGATACTGGGATATGCAGTTATTCAATGATACACAAAGCAACAAGACATGTGCTATGACTCTGTTAAACAGATCAGGAAAATGGAGCTCTGATGAATGTGACAAAGAAAAACCCTTCTTCTGTTATGATG ATAAATTGATCCTGATCAAAGAAAATAAGACCTGGGAGGAGGCCTTGGATTACTGCAGAAAGTTTCACAGGAACCTGGCCTCCATCACTAACCCTTACCAACAGAGATGGGTGGAGGTGAGAGCCAAGAATGCCTCGAGTCCTTTTGTCTGGCTCGGCCTGCGCTACTCCTGCACTCTGGATCTGTGGTTCTGGGTCAATGACGAGCTGGTCTGCTATGAGAAGTGGAGAAGAGAGGGAAAGACTGAGGATTGTGGCAGGGCTGTGGGCatgcagagaggaggacagcatGAGTGGGTCAGTCAGAGAGACAATgagaaatacaattttatttgttctgTCAAATAA
- the LOC109198680 gene encoding putative C-type lectin domain family 20 member A isoform X1 encodes MNTLRRDIKERTNQISKMQWSLYLLILMGQCCFFTCRLYEYHFIAENKSWYEAQRYCREKYTDLAKVFDMTDMSRLCNSTQNQEEAWIGLNNNTGGNRTWHWSLPGVEYIHNDSSWNLNGRTDNEKPGNCGRKRDKLADASCDYPMWFVCYDEMKKDNKTLYLITTPMNWTQAQSYCRYHHIDLASGLDQVDGGELMMMKKKRDPSRAWIGLFRDSWRWSDGSDFSFRYWDMQLFNDTQSNKTCAMTLLNRSGKWSSDECDKEKPFFCYDDKLILIKENKTWEEALDYCRKFHRNLASITNPYQQRWVEVRAKNASSPFVWLGLRYSCTLDLWFWVNDELVCYEKWRREGKTEDCGRAVGMQRGGQHEWVSQRDNEKYNFICSVK; translated from the exons GTCAGTGTTGCTTCTTTACATGCCGCCTGTATGAGTACCACTTTATTGCAGAAAACAAGAGCTGGTATGAAGCACAGAGATACTGCAGAGAGAAATATACAGACCTGGCCAAAGTGTTTGACATGACAGACATGAGCAGACTCTGTAACTCCACACAGAATCAAGAAGAAGCCTGGATTGgactgaacaacaacacaggTGGAAACAGGACGTGGCATTGGTCTCTGCCAGGAGTGGAATACATTCATAAtgacagcagctggaatctGAATGGAAGAACTGATAATGAAAAGCCTGgaaactgtgggaggaaaagaGACAAGCTGGCAGATGCTTCCTGTGACTATCCTATGTGGTTCGTCTGCTATGATG aaatgaaaaaggacaataaaacattgtatttgATAACAACACCTATGAACTGGACACAGGCTCAGAGCTACTGCAGATACCATCACATTGACCTGGCCAGTGGACTCGATCAGGTAGATGGAGGAGAACTCatgatgatgaagaaaaagagagaccCGAGTAGAGCATGGATCGGTCTGTTCAGAGACAGCTGGAGGTGGTCAGATGGGAGTGATTTCTCTTTCAGATACTGGGATATGCAGTTATTCAATGATACACAAAGCAACAAGACATGTGCTATGACTCTGTTAAACAGATCAGGAAAATGGAGCTCTGATGAATGTGACAAAGAAAAACCCTTCTTCTGTTATGATG ATAAATTGATCCTGATCAAAGAAAATAAGACCTGGGAGGAGGCCTTGGATTACTGCAGAAAGTTTCACAGGAACCTGGCCTCCATCACTAACCCTTACCAACAGAGATGGGTGGAGGTGAGAGCCAAGAATGCCTCGAGTCCTTTTGTCTGGCTCGGCCTGCGCTACTCCTGCACTCTGGATCTGTGGTTCTGGGTCAATGACGAGCTGGTCTGCTATGAGAAGTGGAGAAGAGAGGGAAAGACTGAGGATTGTGGCAGGGCTGTGGGCatgcagagaggaggacagcatGAGTGGGTCAGTCAGAGAGACAATgagaaatacaattttatttgttctgTCAAATAA
- the LOC109198673 gene encoding putative C-type lectin domain family 20 member A produces the protein MQWSLYLLILMGQCCFFTCRLYEYHFIAENKSWSEAQRYCREKYTDLAKVFDMTDMSRLCNSTQNQGEAWIGLNNNTGGNRTWHWSLPGVEYIQNDSSWNLSGRQNWEPYPGNCGRKREKLADVSCEYPMWFICYDEMKKDNKRLYFIQDTKLNWTQAQSYCRYNYTDLASGLDQVDGKEMKALIKSKDSKFSAWIGLFRDSWRWSDGSDFSFRYWDMQLFNDEQSNKTCAMTLLNTSGKWSSDECDKEKPFFCYDDKLILIKENKTWEEALNYCENNYKRLVSITNPEVQRWVQETAKNANSPYVWIGLSYKCTLGLWLWGSDYVVCYEKWATEGKTEGCDMSVGVDRGGQHEWFSRRNNETYNFICSKQ, from the exons ATGCAGTGGAGTCTGTATCTGCTTATTCTGATGG gtCAGTGTTGCTTCTTTACATGCCGCCTGTATGAGTACCACTTTATTGCAGAAAACAAGAGCTGGTCTGAAGCACAGAGATACTGCAGAGAGAAATATACAGACCTGGCCAAAGTGTTTGACATGACAGACATGAGCAGACTCTGTAACTCCACACAGAATCAAGGAGAAGCCTGGATTGgactgaacaacaacacaggTGGAAACAGGACATGGCATTGGTCTCTGCCAGGAGTGGAATACATTCAAAAtgacagcagctggaatctGAGTGGCAGACAAAACTGGGAGCCATATCCTgggaactgtgggaggaaaagaGAGAAGCTGGCAGATGTTTCATGTGAATATCCTATGTGGTTCATCTGCTATGATG aaatgaagaaagacaataaaagattGTATTTCATTCAAGATACAAAACTAAATTGGACACAGGCTCAGAGCTACTGCAGGTATAATTACACTGACTTGGCCAGTGGACTCGATCAGGTAGATGGAAAAGAAATGAAGGCCCTGATTAAGTCTAAGGACTCCAAGTTTAGTGCATGGATCGGTCTGTTCAGAGACAGCTGGAGGTGGTCAGATGGGAGTGATTTCTCTTTCAGATACTGGGATATGCAGTTATTCAATGATGAACAAAGCAACAAGACATGTGCTATGACTCTGTTAAACACATCAGGAAAATGGAGCTCTGATGAATGTGACAAAGAAAAACCCTTCTTCTGTTATGATG ATAAATTGATCCTgatcaaagaaaacaagacCTGGGAAGAAGCCTTGAATTACTGTGAAAACAACTACAAGAGGCTGGTTTCTATCACCAACCCTGAGGTGCAGCGATGGGTCCAGGAAACAGCCAAGAATGCTAACAGTCCCTATGTTTGGATCGGACTGAGCTACAAATGCACTCTGGGATTATGGTTATGGGGCAGTGACTACGTAGTCTGCTATGAGAAGTGGGCCACAGAGGGGAAGACTGAAGGGTGTGACATGTCTGTAGGTGTGGACAGAGGAGGACAGCATGAGTGGTTCAGTCGCAGGAATAATGAGACGTATAATTTTATTTGTTCTAAACAGTAA
- the LOC100710432 gene encoding C-type lectin lectoxin-Enh4-like, whose amino-acid sequence MNTLRRDIKERTNQISKMQWSLYLLILMGQCCFFTCRLYEYHFIAENKSWSEAQRYCREKYTDLAKVFDMTDMSRLRNSTQNQGEAWIGLNNNTGGNRTWHWSLPGVEYIHNDSSWNLNGRHNEPPGNCVRKRYQQADLKLADVSCAFTTWFICCDGEEIILNDIIIL is encoded by the exons ATgaacacactgaggagagacatCAAGGAGAGAACTAACCAGAT ATCAAAGATGCAGTGGAGTCTGTATCTGCTTATTCTGATGG GTCAGTGTTGCTTCTTTACATGCCGCCTGTATGAGTACCACTTTATTGCAGAAAACAAGAGCTGGTCTGAAGCACAGAGATACTGCAGAGAGAAATATACAGACCTGGCCAAAGTGTTTGACATGACAGACATGAGCAGACTCCGTAACTCCACACAGAATCAAGGAGAAGCCTGGATTGgactgaacaacaacacaggTGGAAACAGGACGTGGCATTGGTCTCTGCCAGGAGTGGAATACATTCATAAtgacagcagctggaatctGAATGGAAGACACAATGAGCCGCCTGGGAACTGTGTGAGGAAAAGATACCAGCAAGCAGATTTAAAGCTGGCAGATGTTTCATGTGCTTTTACAACATGGTTCATCTGCTGTGATGGTGAggagatcattttaaatgatattatAATATTGTGA
- the LOC109198681 gene encoding macrophage mannose receptor 1-like, whose translation MKQDKRFYLIDKFMNWTQAQSYCRSQYTDLASGLDQVDGEEMKALFTNSTFRAWVGLFRDSWRWSDGSDFSFRYWDMQLFNDEQSNKTCAMTLLNRSGKWSSDECDNKKPFFCYDDKLILIKENKTWKDALDYCRELYKDLVSITNGYQQRWVQETAKNADSPYVWIGLSYKCTLGLWLWVSDYVVCYKKWATEGKTEGCDMSVGVDRGGQHEWFSRRNNETYNFICSKQ comes from the exons ATGAAACAAGACAAAAGATTTTATTTGATTGATAAATTTATGAACTGGACACAGGCTCAGAGCTACTGCAGATCCCAATACACTGACTTGGCCAGTGGACTGGATCAGGTAGATGGAGAAGAAATGAAGGCCCTGTTTACCAACTCTACCTTTAGAGCATGGGTCGGTCTGTTCAGAGACAGCTGGAGGTGGTCAGATGGGAGTGATTTCTCTTTCAGATACTGGGATATGCAGTTATTCAATGATGAACAAAGCAACAAGACATGTGCTATGACTCTGTTAAACAGATCAGGAAAATGGAGCTCTGATGAATGTGACAATAAAAAACCCTTCTTCTGTTATGATG aTAAATTGATCCTgatcaaagaaaacaagacatggAAGGATGCCTTGGATTACTGTAGAGAGCTTTACAAGGACCTGGTCTCCATCACTAACGGTTACCAACAGAGATGGGTCCAGGAAACAGCCAAGAATGCTGACAGTCCCTATGTTTGGATCGGACTGAGCTACAAATGCACTCTGGGATTATGGTTATGGGTCAGTGACTACGTAGTCTGCTATAAGAAGTGGGCCACAGAGGGGAAAACTGAAGGGTGTGACATGTCTGTAGGCGTGGACAGAGGAGGACAGCATGAGTGGTTCAGTCGCAGGAATAATGAGACGTATAATTTTATTTGTTCTAAACAGTAA